From one Streptomyces sp. CA-210063 genomic stretch:
- a CDS encoding glycosyltransferase — protein MIHQTWKDSDLPPAWQKWSESWRLHHPGWGYRLWTDADNRAFLQEHYPWFLPVYDGYPEAIMRADAIRYFLLDHFGGVYVDLDFECLKPVDGILDGRELVLGCEPEAHTRLLLARRRGFARIVGNAFIASRAGHPFWAHVHRQLVGAHRQSNTLDATGPFFLTRAIDNAPEPDSVTVLAPEVLYPEVSPYATELFGPQEADYDRASAVHHWSGSWACDTPAPPRLSPGTRFPFWVSQELQPVADGLLNVEAQRRRWIAGAPAPTVSCLMVTKDRSATAQRAIRCFRAQTYSNLELVVVEDGTDDVLERHILDLDDPRIRHHRLPPEGRTLGELRNEAVDRATGPYVCQWDDDDLYDPERVETQMAAILALDAEACFLARERLWWPARRRLAISCARVWEGSMVCAKDRLPRYPAQRRGEDTPVAEEVVRSCRVVSVDAPELYTYVCHGSNTFDESHFAEHFEVATQIWAEPGAYAERLLAMATRLPLRPADIAHAETGADAAGTRERKPRAAPEPAPAPAEERPSVLVLTPVKDAAAFLPVYLDRLRALDYPREAISLGLLEGDSGDSTPELLRQVLPDLEAEFRRVTLVHRDFGLQSAGPRWEPGIQRRRRSVLAKVRNHLLSRALIDEEWVLWLDVDVTEYPRDLVQRLLGARKDIVVPHCATAPGGPTYDLNTFALRPGSGALNWTQWLRDGILQPPKGFGRMYLDELRGRGLVRVDSVGGTVLLVRADLHRDGLAFPSFPYRHLIETEGLAAMAQDMGTACWALPDLEVVHPHHAAAEPARTEAVALS, from the coding sequence TTGATCCACCAGACGTGGAAGGACTCGGATCTCCCGCCGGCATGGCAGAAGTGGTCCGAGTCCTGGAGGCTGCACCACCCCGGCTGGGGGTACCGGTTGTGGACCGACGCGGACAACCGCGCATTCCTCCAGGAGCACTACCCCTGGTTCCTGCCGGTGTACGACGGCTACCCCGAAGCGATCATGCGGGCCGACGCGATCCGCTATTTCCTGCTCGACCATTTCGGCGGGGTCTACGTCGATCTGGACTTCGAGTGCCTGAAACCGGTCGACGGAATCCTTGACGGGCGGGAACTCGTCCTCGGCTGCGAACCCGAGGCGCACACACGGCTGCTGCTCGCCCGCCGGCGCGGCTTCGCCCGCATCGTCGGCAACGCGTTCATCGCGTCACGGGCGGGCCACCCGTTCTGGGCCCATGTGCACCGGCAACTGGTCGGCGCCCACAGGCAGTCCAACACCCTCGACGCGACAGGCCCGTTCTTCCTCACCCGAGCGATCGACAACGCCCCGGAGCCGGACTCGGTCACGGTTCTCGCCCCTGAGGTCCTGTACCCCGAAGTGAGCCCGTACGCGACAGAGCTGTTCGGCCCGCAGGAAGCGGACTACGACCGTGCGAGCGCCGTGCACCACTGGTCGGGCAGCTGGGCGTGCGACACCCCGGCCCCGCCGCGGCTCTCCCCGGGCACACGGTTCCCGTTCTGGGTCAGCCAGGAACTGCAACCGGTCGCCGACGGCCTGCTCAACGTGGAGGCGCAGCGCCGCCGCTGGATCGCGGGCGCGCCCGCGCCGACGGTGTCATGCCTGATGGTGACCAAGGACCGGTCGGCGACGGCGCAGCGTGCGATCAGGTGCTTCCGCGCCCAGACCTACTCGAACCTCGAGCTGGTCGTGGTGGAGGACGGCACCGATGACGTCCTCGAGCGGCACATCCTCGATCTGGACGACCCGCGGATCCGCCATCACCGGCTCCCCCCGGAGGGACGGACTCTGGGGGAACTGCGCAACGAGGCGGTGGACCGGGCCACCGGCCCCTACGTATGCCAGTGGGACGACGACGACCTGTATGACCCGGAGCGGGTCGAGACGCAGATGGCGGCGATTCTCGCGCTCGACGCCGAGGCCTGCTTCCTCGCCCGTGAGCGGTTGTGGTGGCCCGCCCGCCGCCGGCTCGCGATCTCCTGTGCGCGGGTCTGGGAAGGGTCGATGGTGTGCGCGAAGGACCGGCTCCCGCGCTACCCGGCGCAGCGCCGGGGCGAGGACACCCCGGTGGCGGAAGAGGTGGTCCGCAGCTGCCGGGTCGTTTCCGTCGACGCGCCCGAGCTGTACACATACGTGTGCCACGGGAGCAACACGTTCGACGAGTCGCATTTCGCGGAGCACTTCGAGGTGGCGACCCAGATCTGGGCCGAACCCGGTGCCTACGCCGAGCGGCTGCTGGCCATGGCGACCCGGCTGCCGCTCCGGCCGGCGGACATCGCCCACGCCGAGACCGGTGCCGACGCCGCCGGAACCCGCGAGCGGAAACCGCGGGCGGCCCCCGAGCCCGCACCGGCGCCGGCCGAGGAGCGGCCCTCGGTGCTGGTGCTCACCCCTGTCAAGGACGCGGCCGCGTTCCTGCCCGTCTACCTGGACCGCCTTCGCGCCCTGGACTATCCGCGGGAGGCGATCTCACTGGGCCTGCTGGAGGGCGACAGCGGGGACTCGACGCCTGAACTCCTCCGGCAGGTCCTGCCGGACCTCGAGGCGGAGTTCCGGCGGGTGACGCTCGTACACCGCGATTTCGGCCTCCAGTCGGCCGGTCCCCGTTGGGAGCCCGGCATCCAGCGCCGGCGCCGGTCGGTGCTGGCCAAGGTGCGCAACCACCTTCTCTCCCGGGCACTGATCGACGAGGAGTGGGTGCTGTGGCTCGACGTCGACGTCACGGAGTACCCGAGGGACCTCGTCCAACGCCTGCTCGGCGCGCGCAAGGACATCGTCGTCCCGCACTGCGCCACCGCACCCGGTGGGCCCACGTACGACCTCAACACCTTCGCCCTCAGGCCCGGATCCGGTGCGCTGAACTGGACTCAGTGGCTTCGCGACGGCATCCTTCAGCCTCCCAAGGGCTTCGGCCGGATGTACCTCGACGAGCTGCGCGGGCGGGGACTGGTCCGCGTCGACTCGGTCGGCGGCACCGTGTTGCTGGTGCGTGCCGACCTGCACCGCGACGGCCTCGCCTTCCCGTCCTTCCCCTACCGGCACCTCATCGAGACCGAGGGGCTGGCCGCGATGGCCCAGGACATGGGCACCGCCTGCTGGGCGCTGCCGGATCTGGAAGTGGTGCATCCGCACCATGCCGCAGCGGAACCGGCGCGCACCGAAGCCGTGGCCCTTTCCTGA
- a CDS encoding NADP-dependent oxidoreductase, with protein sequence MTPRSTRVVCLVRRPEGEPLPGDFAVEERPLPPLREGQLLVRNLYMSVDPSMRGRLESTEKHYTHNFTPGSPLDGRALGVVEESRCVSVRSGTYVRHQLGWREWAVLDAADTDGAGRIDPGLAPLPTWLGLLGQTGFTAYVGLTRIAALRPGDTVFVSAAAGAVGSAAGQFARMLGADRVVGTAGGPDKCALLVKEFGYDAAADYRAEPVREALARLAPEGVDVYFDNVGGEQLAAALHALRTDGRVALCGMMSQFGGDRGPADINHLIQAVLKRLTLRGFIVRDHEDLRPEFEDRVSGWLRSGGVVARETVVDGLDNAAQALLSLLSGGNTGKMLVRLAPDPYGRTSAAG encoded by the coding sequence GTGACACCTCGTAGCACCCGGGTGGTCTGTCTGGTGCGCCGACCCGAGGGAGAACCGCTCCCCGGTGACTTCGCCGTCGAGGAACGCCCGCTGCCGCCCCTGCGGGAGGGGCAACTGCTCGTCCGCAACCTCTACATGAGCGTCGACCCGTCCATGCGCGGGCGCCTGGAGAGCACCGAGAAGCACTACACGCACAACTTCACCCCGGGCTCGCCGCTCGACGGCCGTGCCCTCGGCGTCGTGGAGGAGAGCCGCTGTGTCTCGGTGCGGTCAGGCACGTACGTACGCCACCAACTGGGCTGGCGGGAATGGGCCGTGCTGGACGCGGCGGACACCGACGGCGCCGGTCGCATCGACCCGGGACTCGCCCCGCTGCCCACTTGGCTGGGCCTGCTCGGCCAGACCGGATTCACCGCGTACGTCGGTCTGACCCGGATCGCCGCACTGCGCCCCGGAGACACCGTCTTCGTGTCGGCGGCGGCCGGCGCCGTGGGCAGTGCCGCCGGCCAGTTCGCGCGCATGCTGGGCGCGGACCGCGTCGTCGGGACCGCCGGAGGGCCGGACAAGTGCGCCCTGCTGGTGAAGGAGTTCGGCTACGACGCCGCCGCGGACTACCGGGCCGAGCCGGTGCGTGAGGCACTGGCCCGGCTTGCGCCCGAAGGCGTCGACGTCTATTTCGACAACGTGGGCGGGGAGCAACTCGCCGCCGCGCTGCACGCGTTGCGCACGGACGGCCGTGTCGCACTGTGCGGCATGATGTCGCAGTTCGGAGGCGACCGTGGGCCCGCCGACATCAATCACCTGATCCAGGCGGTCCTCAAACGACTGACCCTGCGCGGCTTCATCGTCCGCGATCACGAGGACCTGCGCCCGGAGTTCGAGGACCGGGTCTCCGGCTGGCTGCGCTCGGGCGGGGTGGTCGCCCGCGAGACGGTCGTGGACGGCCTGGACAACGCGGCGCAGGCCCTGTTGTCCTTGCTGTCCGGCGGCAACACCGGCAAGATGCTGGTCCGGCTGGCACCGGACCCGTACGGCCGTACGTCGGCCGCCGGATGA
- a CDS encoding SDR family NAD(P)-dependent oxidoreductase, which translates to MSNQQDSRENTMVATGSLDGRVAVITGSTRSIGRAIAEAFLADGATVVVSGRSEIKGKQALEEMGAGDRAVFHPCDANSQEDIEGLADFAAERFGRLDIWVNNVGGSSGFAPIHLLSDEAWHDALKLNVNGYFYGTRRALPKMLENGWGRIINISSVEGKQANKPAISHYITNKHAIHGLTKATAFEYGTQGITCNAICPGAVDTDLMRAAGPAAAEAEGISYEDWLGRFAEHAATKKITTVEQIAAVASLLASDAGAGITGTLISVDGGTAQW; encoded by the coding sequence GTGAGCAACCAACAAGACTCGCGGGAGAACACCATGGTGGCTACGGGCAGCCTCGACGGACGTGTCGCGGTGATCACGGGAAGCACGCGCAGCATCGGCCGCGCCATCGCCGAGGCCTTTCTGGCCGACGGCGCCACGGTCGTCGTCAGCGGCCGCAGCGAGATCAAGGGCAAGCAGGCCCTGGAGGAGATGGGCGCCGGGGACCGGGCCGTCTTCCACCCCTGCGACGCCAACAGCCAGGAGGACATCGAGGGCCTCGCCGACTTCGCCGCCGAGCGGTTCGGCCGGCTCGACATCTGGGTCAACAACGTCGGCGGCAGCTCCGGCTTCGCCCCGATCCACCTGCTCAGTGACGAGGCGTGGCACGACGCTCTCAAGCTGAACGTCAACGGCTACTTCTACGGCACCCGCCGGGCGCTGCCGAAGATGCTGGAGAACGGCTGGGGCCGCATCATCAACATCTCCTCGGTCGAGGGCAAGCAGGCCAACAAGCCCGCGATCAGCCACTACATCACCAACAAGCACGCCATCCACGGCCTGACCAAGGCGACCGCCTTCGAGTACGGCACGCAGGGCATCACCTGCAACGCCATCTGCCCCGGCGCCGTCGACACCGACCTCATGCGGGCCGCGGGTCCCGCCGCTGCGGAGGCCGAGGGCATCTCGTACGAGGACTGGCTGGGCCGGTTCGCCGAGCACGCCGCCACCAAGAAGATCACCACGGTGGAGCAGATCGCGGCTGTCGCCTCGCTGCTCGCGAGCGACGCCGGGGCGGGTATCACCGGCACGCTGATCAGCGTCGACGGCGGTACGGCGCAGTGGTAG
- a CDS encoding aromatic ring-hydroxylating oxygenase subunit alpha, whose translation MVQTSSPETREAGAERRSPTSAPSAPSTPEYSSWISQDRSTDAASVTMRREAAELVERVMAHYRDNTTHEADGQWTEPVANYLDADRWQRETDAVHRSVPLPLAMSCELPGPNTYKAIDVLGIPVLITRDRQGAVHAMINACRHRGAKLLEPGCGVSKRLTCPYHSWSYDLAGELRGVYAEKTFGEVPREGRSLVRLPAGERAGIVFVSLDPAAEPDLDSWLGDLQPLLEGLRLAECHHYSTGELTSPNWKVTLDGYLETYHFASLHPKTVFETNLSNMMAHDTWGPHQRIAPALRPIAQAVDLPPDQRDPGDCVGPIYWLYPGLAIAGGWRQKIAVSLVLPRTATESVTQQIILLREPAVTEEERQAADRFGAWFHEVVRDEDYATTYGVQQGLKALDGTDFVFGRNEPGLQHFHRTIHQHLDRGATAAPRAAR comes from the coding sequence GTGGTCCAGACCAGTTCGCCGGAGACTCGGGAAGCAGGCGCTGAGCGCAGGTCGCCGACGTCGGCGCCCTCGGCCCCGTCGACCCCCGAGTACTCGTCGTGGATCAGCCAGGACCGGTCCACCGACGCCGCCTCCGTGACGATGCGGCGGGAGGCCGCCGAACTCGTCGAGCGGGTGATGGCGCACTACCGCGACAACACCACGCACGAGGCGGACGGCCAGTGGACGGAACCCGTGGCCAACTACCTCGACGCCGACCGCTGGCAGCGCGAGACGGACGCCGTCCACCGCAGTGTCCCGCTGCCGCTAGCCATGTCGTGCGAGCTTCCCGGGCCGAACACGTACAAGGCGATCGACGTGCTCGGCATCCCCGTACTGATCACCCGCGACCGCCAGGGCGCGGTGCACGCGATGATCAACGCCTGCCGGCACCGGGGGGCCAAACTCCTCGAACCCGGCTGCGGGGTGTCGAAGCGGCTCACCTGCCCGTACCACTCCTGGTCCTACGACCTGGCCGGGGAGCTGCGGGGCGTGTACGCCGAGAAGACCTTCGGCGAGGTCCCGCGCGAGGGCCGCAGCCTCGTCAGGCTCCCGGCCGGGGAGCGCGCGGGGATCGTCTTCGTCTCGCTGGACCCGGCGGCCGAGCCCGACCTGGACAGTTGGCTGGGCGATCTGCAGCCCCTGCTGGAGGGCCTCCGGCTGGCGGAGTGCCACCACTACTCCACCGGCGAGCTGACCAGTCCCAACTGGAAGGTCACCCTCGACGGCTATCTGGAGACGTACCACTTCGCCTCGCTGCACCCCAAGACGGTGTTCGAGACGAACCTCTCGAACATGATGGCCCACGACACCTGGGGCCCCCATCAGCGCATCGCACCGGCCCTGCGCCCCATCGCGCAGGCGGTCGACCTGCCGCCGGACCAGCGTGACCCCGGGGACTGTGTCGGCCCCATCTACTGGCTCTACCCGGGCCTCGCGATCGCCGGCGGCTGGCGCCAGAAGATCGCCGTCTCCCTGGTACTCCCCCGGACGGCGACCGAGTCGGTGACCCAGCAGATCATCCTGCTGCGGGAACCGGCGGTCACCGAGGAGGAACGCCAGGCCGCCGACCGGTTCGGCGCCTGGTTCCACGAGGTGGTCCGCGACGAGGACTACGCGACCACCTACGGAGTCCAGCAGGGTCTGAAGGCCCTCGACGGGACCGACTTCGTCTTCGGACGCAACGAGCCCGGGCTCCAGCACTTCCACCGCACCATTCACCAGCACCTGGACAGAGGCGCCACAGCCGCCCCCAGAGCCGCCAGGTGA
- a CDS encoding thiamine pyrophosphate-dependent dehydrogenase E1 component subunit alpha encodes MAQRASTASKKSPQVSTQVIRDLHERMVRIRLFETEAGKLMEAGKLPGFLHLYVGQEAVAAGVMAALRDDDQITSTHRGHGHAVAKGVGFREMYAELYGRVTGACLGRGGSMHINDLTRGMLGANGIVGAGVPIAVGAAFAARYKGEDSVAVTFFGDGATNIGAFHEGANMAAILGLPVVFVCENNGYAEFTPQSGHMLLTDVADRAAAYGMPSVIVDGMDAVAVHRAATEAVERARAGAGPMMIEAKTYRFFDHQGVKGLRHPYRSDEEVAEWKSRDPIDLIEARAVADGTATRAELDDVWQRTRDEIADAIAYAEASPLPDPADLLLNVYSG; translated from the coding sequence ATGGCTCAACGAGCGTCGACGGCGTCGAAGAAATCCCCTCAGGTCAGCACGCAGGTCATCAGGGACCTGCACGAGCGCATGGTGCGCATCCGGCTGTTCGAGACCGAGGCGGGAAAACTCATGGAGGCCGGCAAACTGCCCGGCTTCCTCCACCTCTATGTCGGCCAGGAAGCCGTCGCCGCGGGCGTGATGGCGGCCCTGCGCGACGACGACCAGATCACCTCCACCCACCGCGGCCACGGGCACGCCGTGGCCAAGGGGGTGGGCTTCCGCGAGATGTACGCGGAGCTGTACGGCCGGGTCACCGGCGCGTGCCTCGGCCGCGGCGGAAGCATGCACATCAACGACCTCACCCGCGGCATGCTCGGCGCCAACGGCATCGTCGGGGCGGGCGTCCCGATCGCCGTGGGCGCCGCCTTCGCCGCCCGCTACAAGGGCGAGGACAGCGTCGCCGTGACCTTCTTCGGCGACGGCGCCACCAACATCGGCGCCTTCCACGAGGGCGCCAACATGGCCGCGATCCTCGGCCTGCCCGTCGTCTTCGTCTGTGAGAACAACGGCTACGCGGAGTTCACCCCGCAGTCCGGGCACATGCTCCTCACCGATGTCGCCGACCGGGCCGCCGCCTACGGCATGCCCAGCGTGATCGTCGACGGCATGGACGCGGTCGCCGTCCACCGCGCCGCCACCGAAGCCGTCGAACGGGCCCGGGCCGGCGCGGGCCCGATGATGATCGAGGCCAAGACCTACCGCTTCTTCGACCACCAGGGCGTCAAGGGTCTGCGTCACCCCTACCGCTCGGACGAGGAGGTCGCCGAGTGGAAGTCCCGCGACCCCATCGACCTGATCGAGGCCCGGGCGGTCGCCGACGGCACCGCGACCCGTGCGGAGCTGGACGACGTATGGCAGCGCACGCGCGACGAGATCGCCGACGCCATCGCGTACGCCGAGGCGAGCCCGCTGCCCGACCCCGCCGACCTGCTGCTCAACGTCTACTCGGGATGA
- a CDS encoding putative quinol monooxygenase produces MAEEVIVAGWMDYEPGDRDTMLGHLVELGHRTRAEEPGCLDYAMTADPTDERRIRVYERWASQQALDEHFTTAHIKDFRTAVAELTRVGVSLDAFGVTGARPMR; encoded by the coding sequence GTGGCAGAGGAAGTCATCGTCGCCGGCTGGATGGACTACGAGCCCGGCGACCGCGACACGATGCTGGGCCACCTCGTCGAGCTGGGCCACCGTACCCGTGCGGAGGAGCCCGGCTGTCTGGACTACGCGATGACCGCCGATCCCACCGACGAGCGGCGCATCCGGGTGTACGAGCGCTGGGCCTCCCAGCAGGCCCTCGACGAGCACTTCACCACCGCGCACATCAAGGACTTCCGGACCGCGGTGGCCGAACTGACCCGGGTGGGGGTCTCGTTGGACGCGTTCGGCGTCACCGGGGCACGGCCCATGCGCTGA
- a CDS encoding PEP-utilizing enzyme translates to MKSWITDWQRSERLPHYTRANAGETLPEPASPLGWTLVWGRGLRGWRNGFVGFGIYRDEEVAGPRPPFVGMFGGYFYLNLSHMRLFGIRMGQTADQIDAAFVGQRSDTPVYVAHPDDQDEELTGKAGATLQRMLGQAGFPEADADRERLRALRRARPGLTELSDAELVAHARSLLDEVETTFQRHVESSLPASVGPAILGPLCASVDRPGAMLDLIGGLGDVDSASPSTGLWTLSRQVAASAELSALFDRGPAAVEQALDGASGDVKAFRDSFEEFVAESGDRGPNEWDIHALSWEAAPVQALALVDRIRHSPDDDSPAARQRRLAEGRERTAREIRAALPEEAQPMFDAGMHASQVWIPARERTKANCVTVVNEIRMAVRELGRRGVEAGLFARPEDVMMLLDTELDDYVADPESFGPVIARRLEEYAGLHELEPPFFVADDARTEIDSWPRRAEERTAAAVEGDVLGGVGGSHGTYTGRVRVVTDPASCEALEPGEVLVAPITDAAWTPLFLVAGAAVVDVGALNSHAVVVCRELGIPAVISVEGGTRRLRDGMVVTVDGDKGTVTVDGVPAAAAI, encoded by the coding sequence ATGAAGAGCTGGATCACGGACTGGCAGCGCAGTGAGCGGCTGCCGCACTACACCCGCGCCAACGCGGGCGAGACCCTGCCGGAGCCGGCCAGCCCGCTGGGCTGGACCCTGGTGTGGGGGCGCGGCCTGCGGGGCTGGCGCAACGGCTTCGTCGGTTTCGGCATCTACCGCGACGAGGAGGTGGCCGGTCCCCGGCCGCCGTTCGTCGGGATGTTCGGCGGCTACTTCTATCTGAACCTGTCGCACATGCGGCTGTTCGGCATCCGTATGGGCCAGACGGCGGACCAGATCGACGCGGCCTTCGTCGGTCAGCGCTCCGACACCCCGGTGTACGTGGCGCACCCGGACGACCAGGACGAGGAGCTGACCGGCAAGGCGGGCGCGACGCTGCAGCGGATGCTCGGCCAGGCCGGCTTCCCCGAGGCCGACGCCGACCGGGAACGGCTGCGCGCCCTGCGCCGTGCGCGTCCCGGCCTGACGGAGCTGTCCGACGCCGAACTGGTGGCGCACGCACGGTCGTTGCTCGACGAGGTCGAGACGACCTTCCAGCGGCACGTCGAGTCGTCGCTGCCCGCGTCCGTCGGACCGGCGATCCTCGGCCCGCTGTGCGCGAGCGTGGACCGCCCGGGCGCCATGCTCGACCTGATCGGCGGTCTCGGCGACGTCGACTCGGCCTCCCCCTCGACCGGGTTGTGGACGCTGTCCCGTCAGGTGGCGGCCTCGGCCGAGCTGAGCGCGCTGTTCGACCGGGGCCCGGCCGCGGTGGAGCAGGCGCTCGACGGGGCGAGCGGGGACGTGAAGGCGTTCCGTGACTCCTTCGAGGAGTTCGTGGCGGAGTCCGGCGACCGCGGCCCCAACGAGTGGGACATCCACGCGCTGTCCTGGGAGGCGGCGCCCGTCCAGGCGCTGGCCCTGGTCGACCGGATCCGGCACAGCCCCGACGACGACTCACCGGCCGCCCGCCAGAGGCGGCTGGCCGAGGGGCGTGAGCGGACGGCGCGGGAGATCCGGGCCGCGCTGCCCGAGGAGGCGCAGCCCATGTTCGACGCCGGCATGCACGCCTCCCAGGTGTGGATCCCGGCCCGCGAGCGCACCAAGGCGAACTGCGTCACCGTCGTCAACGAGATCCGCATGGCCGTTCGGGAGCTCGGCCGCCGCGGCGTCGAGGCGGGTCTCTTCGCCCGGCCCGAGGACGTGATGATGCTGCTGGACACCGAACTGGACGACTATGTCGCCGATCCGGAGTCCTTCGGCCCCGTCATCGCGCGGCGGCTGGAGGAGTACGCGGGCCTGCACGAGCTGGAGCCGCCGTTCTTCGTCGCCGACGACGCGCGGACCGAGATCGACAGTTGGCCGCGCCGCGCCGAGGAGCGGACCGCGGCGGCCGTCGAGGGTGATGTGCTCGGTGGGGTGGGCGGCAGCCACGGCACCTACACCGGCAGGGTGCGGGTGGTCACCGACCCGGCCTCGTGCGAGGCGCTGGAGCCCGGCGAGGTGCTGGTCGCGCCGATCACGGACGCGGCCTGGACCCCGCTGTTCCTGGTCGCCGGAGCGGCCGTCGTGGATGTGGGCGCGCTCAACAGCCACGCCGTGGTGGTCTGCCGCGAGCTGGGCATCCCGGCCGTGATCTCCGTCGAGGGCGGCACGCGGCGGCTGCGGGACGGCATGGTCGTCACGGTCGACGGCGACAAGGGCACGGTCACCGTGGACGGCGTCCCGGCGGCAGCCGCCATCTGA
- a CDS encoding glycosyltransferase family 2 protein: MPHSPDGSAPVVSVVIPCHDYARYLPEAHSSVLAQTFQDWELVIVDDGSTDNTVEVVQSLIDRHPDRRVRLLQQANAGVSAARNTGIEAATGRYILPLDADDVIAPTMLEKTVAVLDANPGIAIASTDVFTFTDDDLPPQAMPLPAYSRELMLQRLIMFYCSLYRREVWQTVGGYDESMRAGEDWDFWIGCVEHGFDAHHIHEPLFGARNKDTGLHLEAAENDLAIRARIVARHPSLFKPVTRGWAQAVLSKDAEACLRDEQVPDDILTRAAEMDQFLTAVMALQRTARVQYYHIQRLEKALAARDGAADPPVPEKAPAPATVSAV, from the coding sequence ATGCCTCACAGTCCCGACGGTTCCGCCCCTGTGGTCTCGGTGGTCATCCCCTGCCATGACTACGCCCGCTATCTGCCCGAGGCCCATTCCAGCGTGCTTGCCCAGACCTTCCAGGACTGGGAGCTCGTCATCGTGGACGACGGCAGCACCGACAACACCGTCGAGGTGGTCCAGTCCCTGATCGACCGCCATCCCGACCGGCGCGTCAGGCTGCTCCAGCAGGCCAACGCCGGCGTCTCCGCCGCGCGCAACACCGGGATCGAGGCCGCCACCGGCCGCTACATCCTTCCGCTGGACGCCGACGACGTGATCGCTCCCACGATGCTGGAGAAGACCGTCGCGGTCCTGGACGCCAACCCCGGCATCGCCATCGCCTCAACCGATGTGTTCACCTTCACCGACGACGATCTGCCCCCGCAGGCGATGCCCCTCCCCGCCTACAGCAGAGAGCTGATGCTCCAGCGACTGATCATGTTCTACTGCTCGCTGTACCGACGTGAGGTGTGGCAGACCGTGGGCGGGTACGACGAGAGCATGCGGGCCGGAGAGGACTGGGACTTCTGGATCGGCTGCGTCGAGCACGGCTTCGACGCCCACCACATCCATGAGCCGCTGTTCGGGGCACGCAACAAGGACACCGGACTGCATCTGGAAGCCGCCGAGAACGACCTGGCCATCCGGGCGCGGATCGTGGCCAGGCATCCGAGCCTGTTCAAGCCGGTCACCCGGGGCTGGGCGCAGGCCGTGCTCAGCAAGGACGCCGAAGCCTGTCTGCGGGACGAGCAGGTGCCCGACGACATCCTCACCAGGGCTGCCGAGATGGACCAGTTCCTGACCGCCGTCATGGCCCTGCAGCGCACCGCGCGGGTGCAGTACTACCACATCCAGCGGCTGGAGAAGGCACTGGCCGCTCGCGACGGCGCCGCCGATCCGCCCGTTCCCGAGAAGGCTCCCGCCCCGGCGACGGTGTCCGCCGTCTGA
- a CDS encoding VOC family protein, whose translation MTRPFEVGVVVRDLELMERFYCEVIGCRAEHRSRVPESVGGPAGLGGELVVVWLRVPSGGCVKLILPRSAPVSAGAGALPAGRSGLSYLTFHLDDMDPVVAALPAAGARPLSDPVVVRARGRRISFWADPEGNAVELVDARGHDEGSGRSN comes from the coding sequence ATGACCCGGCCGTTCGAGGTGGGTGTCGTGGTGCGGGACCTGGAGCTGATGGAGCGCTTCTACTGCGAGGTGATCGGCTGTCGCGCCGAGCACCGCTCACGCGTACCGGAGTCCGTCGGGGGCCCGGCAGGGCTCGGCGGCGAGCTGGTGGTCGTCTGGCTCCGGGTGCCCTCCGGAGGGTGCGTCAAGTTGATCCTTCCCCGGTCGGCGCCGGTGTCGGCGGGTGCGGGTGCCTTGCCGGCCGGGCGGTCGGGACTGTCGTATCTCACCTTCCATCTCGACGACATGGACCCGGTGGTGGCGGCGCTGCCGGCCGCGGGTGCCCGGCCCCTGTCGGACCCGGTCGTCGTCCGGGCGCGCGGCCGGCGGATCAGCTTCTGGGCCGATCCGGAGGGCAATGCCGTCGAGTTGGTGGACGCGCGGGGTCACGATGAGGGTTCTGGGCGTAGTAATTAG